The following coding sequences lie in one Rutidosis leptorrhynchoides isolate AG116_Rl617_1_P2 chromosome 4, CSIRO_AGI_Rlap_v1, whole genome shotgun sequence genomic window:
- the LOC139844494 gene encoding AMSH-like ubiquitin thioesterase 1 isoform X2 yields the protein MKSSSATINVAASAPKINVDNRISLHYYYRISDNILRQAAIFREEKNIIDLYVMLLRFLSLATETIPYHRDFRASLQIDKLSLKKKSLSALTELEALKPTVRQKIDELSRKNVYQSNGLTHPPQRKLLESSKSLPHRSSFSEQTSINRTFGKVPEVYNGYAYQETRNQMPSSANSISLYIPRAKDETLSRHSILGPNGLRGQSQPPTFNVAVRYPTNIDLTPVEFPRENKLLSLEDGVSTKISSSNLEHEKSSLDLNVLPNNNNKPHVTEPDSLISFEEKMETSVQPDIIRQPSPPPVLAEVQDLVPATSPASTIESGHSTDSVVCSESPLELHISSKVMEHFMKMAKSNTDKDLETCGILAGSLKNRKFYVTALIIPKQEGTANSCQATNEEEIFEVQDKRSLFPLGWIHTHPTQSCFMSSIDVHTHYAYQIMLPEAIAIVMAPRDSSRKHGIFRLTTPGGMGVIRNCPQRGFHAHDAPSDGSPIYKQCTDVYINPKLNFDVIDLR from the exons ATGAAGTCTTCTTCGGCAACTATCAATGTAGCCGCCAGCGCACCGAAGATAAATGTTGATAATCGGATCTCTCTCCATTACTATTACCGGATCTCTGATAATATTCTCCGACAG GCTGCGATATTCCGAGAAGAGAAGAATATTATCGATTTGTATGTTATGCTCTTAAGATTTTTAAG CTTGGCTACTGAAACAATACCGTATCATCGAGATTTTAGAGCATCTCTTCAGATAGATAAGCTTTCTCTCAAAAAG AAATCATTGAGTGCTCTAACTGAGCTGGAGGCGTTAAAGCCAACTGTACGACAGAAGATTGATGAGTTATCGAGGAAAAATGTATATCAATCAAATGGGTTGACTCATCCTCCTCAAAGGAAATTGTTGGAGTCGTCAAAATCTTTACCACATCGATCTTCTTTCAGTGAGCAAACATCGATAAACCGTACCTTCGGGAAG GTGCCAGAAGTTTATAATGGGTATGCTTATCAAGAAACTCGCAATCAGATGCCCTCTTCTGCTAATTCTAT ATCTCTATATATTCCTCGTGCAAAGGATGAAACTCTCTCCAGACATTCTATTTTGGGCCCCAACGGACTTCGCGGGCAATCACAACCCCCTACTTTCAATGTTGCG GTTCGGTATCCGACAAATATAGATTTAACGCCCGTGGAATTTCCGAG GGAGAACAAGCTGCTCTCCTTGGAGGATGGTGTTTCAACCAAAATATCTAGCAGCAACTTGGAACATGAAAAATCAAGTCTAGATTTAAATGTTCTACCAAACAATAACAACAAGCCGCATGTCACTGAACCTGATTCATTGATTTCTTTTGAAGAAAAAATGGAAACCTCTGTTCAGCCTGATATTATAAGACAGCCTTCCCCACCTCCTGTTCTAGCTGAAGTCCAAGATTTGGTCCCTGCAACATCACCCGCTTCAACGATTGAATCAGGACATTCAACTGACAGCGTTGTTTGTTCTGAATCTCCCCTTGAGTTACACATT TCTTCAAAAGTAATGGAACACTTCATGAAGATGGCGAAGTCAAACACGGACAAAGATTTGGAGACATGTGGTATTCTCGCAGGGTCACTT AAAAACCGAAAGTTCTATGTTACAGCCCTCATCATTCCAAAGCAAGAAGGAACAGCCAACTCG TGTCAGGCTACTAACGAGGAGGAAATATTCGAAGTGCAGGACAAACGATCTCTATTCCCTCTTGGATGGATACAT ACACATCCTACTCAATCTTGTTTCATGTCATCTATTGATGTTCATACACACTATGCATATCAG ATTATGTTGCCTGAGGCCATTGCGATCGTTATGGCACCAAGAGATAGTTCAAG AAAGCATGGCATTTTTCGTTTGACGACGCCTGGCGGTATGGGAGTTATAAGAAACTGTCCTCAACGGGGTTTTCATGCGCATGATGCACCTTCAGATGGCAGTCCAATATATAAACAATGTACAGATGTTTATATCAACCCCAAGTTGAATTTTGACGTGATTGATCTGCGTTGA
- the LOC139844494 gene encoding AMSH-like ubiquitin thioesterase 1 isoform X1, producing MKSSSATINVAASAPKINVDNRISLHYYYRISDNILRQAAIFREEKNIIDLYVMLLRFLSLATETIPYHRDFRASLQIDKLSLKKKSLSALTELEALKPTVRQKIDELSRKNVYQSNGLTHPPQRKLLESSKSLPHRSSFSEQTSINRTFGKQVPEVYNGYAYQETRNQMPSSANSISLYIPRAKDETLSRHSILGPNGLRGQSQPPTFNVAVRYPTNIDLTPVEFPRENKLLSLEDGVSTKISSSNLEHEKSSLDLNVLPNNNNKPHVTEPDSLISFEEKMETSVQPDIIRQPSPPPVLAEVQDLVPATSPASTIESGHSTDSVVCSESPLELHISSKVMEHFMKMAKSNTDKDLETCGILAGSLKNRKFYVTALIIPKQEGTANSCQATNEEEIFEVQDKRSLFPLGWIHTHPTQSCFMSSIDVHTHYAYQIMLPEAIAIVMAPRDSSRKHGIFRLTTPGGMGVIRNCPQRGFHAHDAPSDGSPIYKQCTDVYINPKLNFDVIDLR from the exons ATGAAGTCTTCTTCGGCAACTATCAATGTAGCCGCCAGCGCACCGAAGATAAATGTTGATAATCGGATCTCTCTCCATTACTATTACCGGATCTCTGATAATATTCTCCGACAG GCTGCGATATTCCGAGAAGAGAAGAATATTATCGATTTGTATGTTATGCTCTTAAGATTTTTAAG CTTGGCTACTGAAACAATACCGTATCATCGAGATTTTAGAGCATCTCTTCAGATAGATAAGCTTTCTCTCAAAAAG AAATCATTGAGTGCTCTAACTGAGCTGGAGGCGTTAAAGCCAACTGTACGACAGAAGATTGATGAGTTATCGAGGAAAAATGTATATCAATCAAATGGGTTGACTCATCCTCCTCAAAGGAAATTGTTGGAGTCGTCAAAATCTTTACCACATCGATCTTCTTTCAGTGAGCAAACATCGATAAACCGTACCTTCGGGAAG CAGGTGCCAGAAGTTTATAATGGGTATGCTTATCAAGAAACTCGCAATCAGATGCCCTCTTCTGCTAATTCTAT ATCTCTATATATTCCTCGTGCAAAGGATGAAACTCTCTCCAGACATTCTATTTTGGGCCCCAACGGACTTCGCGGGCAATCACAACCCCCTACTTTCAATGTTGCG GTTCGGTATCCGACAAATATAGATTTAACGCCCGTGGAATTTCCGAG GGAGAACAAGCTGCTCTCCTTGGAGGATGGTGTTTCAACCAAAATATCTAGCAGCAACTTGGAACATGAAAAATCAAGTCTAGATTTAAATGTTCTACCAAACAATAACAACAAGCCGCATGTCACTGAACCTGATTCATTGATTTCTTTTGAAGAAAAAATGGAAACCTCTGTTCAGCCTGATATTATAAGACAGCCTTCCCCACCTCCTGTTCTAGCTGAAGTCCAAGATTTGGTCCCTGCAACATCACCCGCTTCAACGATTGAATCAGGACATTCAACTGACAGCGTTGTTTGTTCTGAATCTCCCCTTGAGTTACACATT TCTTCAAAAGTAATGGAACACTTCATGAAGATGGCGAAGTCAAACACGGACAAAGATTTGGAGACATGTGGTATTCTCGCAGGGTCACTT AAAAACCGAAAGTTCTATGTTACAGCCCTCATCATTCCAAAGCAAGAAGGAACAGCCAACTCG TGTCAGGCTACTAACGAGGAGGAAATATTCGAAGTGCAGGACAAACGATCTCTATTCCCTCTTGGATGGATACAT ACACATCCTACTCAATCTTGTTTCATGTCATCTATTGATGTTCATACACACTATGCATATCAG ATTATGTTGCCTGAGGCCATTGCGATCGTTATGGCACCAAGAGATAGTTCAAG AAAGCATGGCATTTTTCGTTTGACGACGCCTGGCGGTATGGGAGTTATAAGAAACTGTCCTCAACGGGGTTTTCATGCGCATGATGCACCTTCAGATGGCAGTCCAATATATAAACAATGTACAGATGTTTATATCAACCCCAAGTTGAATTTTGACGTGATTGATCTGCGTTGA